The DNA region ATTATCCGCTGCAAAGCTATATTCAAACGATCGTAATCCAGCAAAACCTGTCGAATATGTCGAGGGACGATATGCTGAATTTGGCGCTGATTTCGGATCGGACATTGAAATCGTCGCAGATCTTTCTCGGCTCGCTTCCGATTATTTTGGCATACCCGTTCTTGCAGAAATATTTCGTAAAGGGCATCGTTCTCGGAAGCGTGAAGGGCTAAGGACACAGCGCAAGTCGATGTTGCCCGACATAAGTCTGGCTGTCCTGACGAAATGTAGGCTATAATCGAATAAAAAATGCTGGGGGCAATGCCATTGATGTTCCGACGGGACTTTTCGCTGCGCAATACGATATTTCTCCGGTTGATCGTGACGTTTCTGCTCATTATGGTGCCGATTCTGTTATTTGCCGTGTATCTTTACCATTGGAACGTGCAAACGGCCAGCTCCGACATTACCAAGACGGCCGCGGCGCAATCCGAATTCTACCTGACCGATCTGGAAAACGAAATCGAACGCATGAAAATGCTGCAGTACAGCCTGCTGGAGGATGATAACCTGAATGAACTGGTCCTGACCTGGGAGACGATGGCGACGATCGCCCGTACCGAGAACATGAATTCGTTGATCAAGCGGCTGTATACCGTTCAGAACAGCAGCATGTATATCAAGGATGTCAGTGTTCATATTGCGGCGATCGGCCGCACGATTTCAGCCGGCGATGGGGTGCGTGAATTCAGGACTGAACGCTTCAGGGAAATCCGTTCCGTCTTTGGCAGCGGCTCTCAGCTCATTGAATGGAACGGAGGCTTGTTCCTTGGCGCCATGAAACAGCGGGGAATCAAAGGGGCAGAGCCGCTGTTCACGGTCGAGATCGAGCTGGACGAGCAGCGGCTGCAGGAAGCGCTCGCTCAATTCAATACGTACCCCGGCAGCGGAACGCTGCTCCTGTCGGACAGCGCCAAGGTTGCCGTCGCGAACGGGACAGGGGAGCTGGCTAACGTCAGCCTCCCCCTTTTCCTGCGGGAAATCCCGGGGCTCCTGAAGGACACTCCTTCGCGGCTGACGGTAAACGGGAACCAGTACTATGCCGTGCAGGCGCACTCGCCGGAGCTAGCGCTGTCGATCTATCGTTTCATTCCCGAGAAGGTCGTACAGAAGCCGCTGAGCAAGTTCTATAAATGGGCATGGGGATTTGCCGCAGCCGCGCTGGGGATATTTGGCGTTTTTGCGCTGTCTACCTATAAATTCATCCACAAACCTATGCTGGCTTTAGTTAAAGGCTTCAGAAGGATCGAGCACGGGGATCTGAGCATCCATATCGCCCATGAATCCAAGGACGAGTTCAGGTACTTATACGGCAGGTTCAACCAGATGGTGGACAATCTGCGCTCTTTGATCGATCAAGTCTACAAGCAGAAAATCATGACGCAGCGGGCGGAGCTGAAGCAGCTGCAATCGCAAATCAACCCGCACTTTTTATACAACAGCTTTTTTATCCTGAATACGATGGCCAAGACGGGAGATACGGAACGGATCGAACAGTTTACGACGCTGCTCGGGGAGTATTTCGAATTTGTGACGAGGAATGCATCGGATTTGGTTGCATTGGAGCAGGAAGTTCATCATGCGAGAATGTATGCAGAAATTCAAGAGCTACGGTTTTCGAGAAGGATTCAGGTACGCTTTGATCCGCTGCCGGATGAGCTGCGGCCGCTTCCCGTGCCGCGGTTGATCGTTCAACCGATCATTGAAAACGCATTCAAGCACAGCCTAGAAAAAAAGACGAAGAATGGTTTGATTGTGGTGCGATTCGAAGGGGCGGACGGCCAGGCTCGCGTCATCGTGGAGGATAACGGAGACCGGTTGACGGACGAGGCGCTGGAGCAGATCCGGAAGTCCTTGTATGAGGAACAGGACCAGGCCGAAACGACAGGGATGGTGAACATTCATCGCCGGATCCGCATCACATTCGGGGAGGGTGCCGGATTACGGACAGAACGTAGCGAGCTTGGGGGGCTTGCCGTAACCATACTTCTTGGCGATGGAGGTGAACCGTCAAGTGTATAGAATGTTGATCGTTGACGACGAAGAAATTATCACCGATGGGCTGGCGGATATTTTCGGAAAATTGAACCTTGACCTGGACATCTACAAAGCCTATTCGGGGCAAGAGGCGCTGGAACTGTTGAACCGGACGCGGGTCGATGTCGTACTATCCGACATCTGCATGCCAGGCATGGACGGCCTGGAGCTGATGGAAACGATACGTCTCAATTGGCCGCAGTGCAAAATCGTGTTCCTGACAGGGCATAACGACTTCAATTATGTCTATCAAGCGATTCAAGAGCCGGACGTGCAATACGTGCTCAAAAACGAAGGCTACCCGAAATTGATCGCGGCCGTCGAGCGAGCGCTCAAGGAACTGGAAGAGGCGCTGCGGGCGAATGATCTGATCCGGCGGTCGAAAGAGCAGCTGGATACGCTGGAGACGCTTGCCCACGGGGACTATTTTCGAAATTTGTTATTCCACGACGTGCTCTTCGAACGGGAATTGGAGGAAGACTTCAGGCGTCTGCAAATTCCCTTGGATGCGTCCATGCCGATTCTGATCGGGCTGGGCAGCGTAACGTCTGGCGGGTCCGCGGAGAGATCCCCCACGTATGTCGACCGTCGGGAGACGGCGCTTGCGGTTAAGTTTCTGGCAGAGGCTTTCCTGGCAGAGCGGACAAGCAGCATCGGATTCATCGATCGATACGGGGATCTGATCTGGCTCATCCAGCCCAAGCGGTGGAGCGGATCGGAATGGACGGACGCTTTCGCACAGACGGTCATGTTTCTGGAGGGAACGTTCGAGCTGGTTCAGCAATCCTGCCTGGAATCGCTTGACGCGTCGGTTGCCGTGACACTATGCGGTGAGGCATTCGCCTGGGAAGGACTGCCTGCCATGTACGATAAAATGAGACGGTACCAGCATGATCGGACCGGTGACGGAACGCGGATGGTTCAGAAGGTGTTTCCAAGCGAGGAATCCGCGCCGTCCGCTATGATCCTTAACAGATCCTTGCGCGATAAGTTCGAGGCGCTGGCCGTCCATTTGGAAGCCGGCAGAAGAGAGGAGTTCATGGGGCTGTTCGATGACTTGACCGAACCGGCAGCTTACGAACTCGAGCGGGGAGATCCCAATATGACGGAGCTTTGCTATACGGTTGCGCTTGTGCTTCTGTCTTACATCAATCGGTGGGAAATCCGTGAGATCGGTTCGTTCGGCCTGATGAAGCTGGAAGACTATCGTTCGTGGAGGGAAGCCTTCGGTTATTTGAAAGGCGTTGCTGACGTTTTGTTTTCCCTCCGGAAAAGCGGAGAACAGAAGAGGGCTGCCGGCGTCATTGAAAAAATTTGTTCATTCATTGAACAAAACCTCAGCGAGGATCTGTCCCTTGTCAGGCTGGCGGATGAATTTCATTTCAATCCATCTTACTTATCAAGGCTGTTTAAGCAGGAAAGGGGCGTCAATTTATCGGATTATATGGACGAACTCAGGATCCGCAAAGCGAAGGAGCTTCTGAAGAGGGAAGAACTGAAGATAGCCGAGGTCGGTGGTTTGATCGGATACGAAATGCCGCAATCGTTTACCCGTTTTTTTAAAAAATGGACCGGCCTGACGCCGCAGGAATACCGAACCGTCAGGCTAAGCCGCGATGGAGCGCAATAAGCGCAGCGACCAGGCGTATGGTCAGGCAGCAGTCCTTGGATAACCCAAGGACTTATTTGCATTGGGCAGGCAGATTAGGAGGCGACCATCTTACGATATTCGTTCGCGCTTACGCCGGTATAGGATTTAAATCGCTTATAAAACCAGTCGATTTCGGTATAGCCCACCTCATTCGCAATTTCGTAAATCTTCAGATCCGTTTGCTCCAGCAGCATTTTCGCTCTTTCCATGCGCTGAATGAACAAATATTCGTTAAAGCTCATATTTTCATGGTTTTTGAACTTTTGGCCAAGATAGGAGCGGTTGAAATGGAATTTGCTTGAAATGTCTTTGAGCGTAATATTTTCGTGCAGCTTTTTCCCCACATATTCCTTGACCCTGTGAATGACGTCATCCTCAGTGCGGCGTTGGTTCGCGTTAACAGCAGCTACGCTTTTCACCAGTTCTTCAGCCGGCAACGTGCTGGGTACGTAATCGCTTACCTGCAGCTGCAGCGCTTTGCGGATGAAGGCAAATTCCATGGTATCCTCGACAACAATGATGGGCAAACGGCTTATCCTCCGGATCCGGCCGCACAGCTCCAGCCCTTTCTTTGGGCTGCCGTTCATGTTGATAACCGCCAGTGAATAGCCGTTTTTCTCAATCCGATGCAGCGTTACCTCAGAATCATCATCGCAGATTTCCATGTTCATCCCGCATTTGCCCCAATCCTGCAGGCGAAGCGTATCATCGGAGCAGCAGCCCAGATTGATATACAGTAACTTAGACATGATGACTCCCTCCCCATATATTGCGATAAGCGGAATATCCATTAAATTGGTTACGTTTACATTATGTTGTCCGGCGCCCCTTTTCCACAATGTGCTTTTCTTTGCATTGCTAACCGTTCTTTACTTCTTGCAAAGCTTGGGTTGAAAAAGATCGGCGGACAAGCCGTTGCAGGAGACTGCCTTCTAGCGTTTCAGGGGTAGAATATCCCGATTTCCCCAGGTTGTTGCATGGAAATGTAAGCGCTAAACTTTGGATGAATCTGGACCAAACATCAAACGTTGAGGGGGATTAAAGATGCGTGTTCGCAAATTAATGGTTCTGTTATTAGGATTGGTTCTGCTGCTTGCAGCCTGCAGCGGTGGCTCGGGTAACCCAAGCAGCGGCACCCAAGAAACCGTGGAATCGGAGACGAATAGCGGCACTGAAAACGAGACGTCGAAGGAACCTGGCGAGACGGGGAACAACGGCGAGGAGGAAGAGGAAGTTTACAGAACGCCGGAAATGGATTTCGATTTAGGCGGTAAGACGATTAAGGTTGTTTCTTGGTGGGATATGACGATTCCGGAGGATACCCCGGACAATATTCAGCGCAAGAAGAACCTTGAAGACCTGATGAAAAAGCATAATTTTAAAGTGGAGTACGTGGCCATCGACTACGGCGAGTACCAAGAGAAAGTTACCGCTTCCCTGCTCGCTGGTGAGCCGATCGGCGATATCGTTCGCCTTGGAAAAACCTATACGGTGCCTACTTTGGTTAAACAGGATCTGCTCTGGCCGATTGACGAATACACCAAAAATCCCGTTGCCTTTAACCAAAAGGTTACAAACGAATACTACACGTATGAAGGCAGGGGATACGGATTCACCGAAAATCAAGCAAATCTGGTTCAAGGCATCTTTTACAATCGTACACTTATGAACCAGCTTGGATTAAAGCCGCTTCAAGAGTACGTGAACGAAGATAACTGGAATTGGGAAACATTCATACAAGTGGCTAAAGAAGCCAACAAAGATACGAACAACGATGGCAAGCTGGACACTTGGGGGCTAGCAAACTCCTCGCTTATGGATCATGCATTGTATTCCAACAATACGGGTCTGACCAAAGAAGATAAGCAAAATCTCGATGATCCTGCAACACTGGATGCACTTAATTTCATATCCCGAATTGCTACCGAGAAAATAGCAAGACCGACCGAGGGCGGCGATTGGACGGAGCCAGGCCAATTTTTCCGTCAAGGCAATACATTAATGTACGCCGGTGCCCTCCATGAGTTGAGCGGCATGCAGACGGATATGCCGGATTACGACATCGGTTTCGTACCTTTTCCGAAAGGGCCGAACGCAACGGAGTACCACTCTGCCGAAGCACTCTTCCAGGCGCTTACCATTCCGAAAGCGGTCGAAAATCCGGAACAGCTGCTTTATATCTGGGAGAAAATCAACGACATTGATTCCGTATACGACTATCCGGACCAAGCCTCGTACGAAACGCTATTCTCGAGCGAAGACGACTTGAATAACGCCAAAATGGTGGCGCCAAACATGATGATTCTTGACCACCATACATTCCCGAATTTGAAGTACTACGATTTCGTCGGCGAGCTGAATGAAGGAATATCCGTTTCCACCGTTGTTGAGAAATACAAGTCAACGTTCCAAGCGGCTATCGACGAAGTATATGGTAAGTAACCTTGAACATTAGCCGAAGAACCGATCGTCCCTGCGCAGCGCATTGCTGCGGCAGGGACTGTCATTGGATGGATTAACCGTATGGGAGGGAGAGAAATTGAACACCAGGAAGAAGCGTTTCGGTAGCGCCATACTTGTCATCGTCCTATTTTTTTTGTCTCTATGGGCCTTCTACCCTTCGAAATCGACAAACCAAGGCTTCGTTCAAGCGATCTCCGACTTTGAAGCGGTCATAGAAACGGAGGGGCAGGACGGGTACAGCCAGTATTTAGACGCTCATGCATCGGCGAGCCGCCCGGACCGCATCGTCCGCATCGAAGGCGAGTCCTTTGTATCAACCTCCGGGGAGGGATTCGAGATCGCGGAGAAATTACACGGCTCCGAAGGGAAATCCGTGATCACGCCAGAGGTTGGCTCCATCTCATGGGACGTGAACGTGGAAGAACCGGGCTTATACCATGTCCGGATCCGATATTATCCGATTGAAGGGAAGAGCTCGGCGATCGAAAGGCAATTCTCTATCAATGACAAGGTGCCCTTCAAGGGAGCGGATATCGTGCTATTCGACAGAGTATGGGGAAACCGGGACGAGGAAATCAGGCAGGATAACCGCGGAAACGATCTGCGGCCAAGGCAGATCGAGCAGCCTTCCTGGCAGCTTGCGCCGCTCTCCGATCGGTACGGCTACTATGATGAGCCGTATTCCTTTTATTTTGACAAGGGCAAGCAGAAGCTTACGCTAACGTCCTTGCGGGAGCCGATGGCGATTGATTATATCGAGCTGTACCAGGATCATGCCTTGAAAACATACGAGGAGCTGGCGAATGAATATGAGTCCGGGGGCTTGGAGCCGACCCGGGATCAGTACATTCTGATTCAGGCGGAGGATGCCAAGCGGAAATCGTCGCCGACCTTGTATCCTACATCCGACAGATCCAGCCCGACCGTTGAGCCGTACGACGTTTCCAAAATCAGAATCAACACCATCGGAGGCGTTAACTGGAAGCTGCCGGGGCAATGGATCGAATGGGAGTTCGAGGTGGAAGAAGACGGTTTGTACCAAATCGCCTTGAAGCAGAAGCAGGACCAGCTCCGGGGCGTATTTGCCACACGAAGCCTTATGATCGACGGGGAGTTTCCCTTTGAGGAAATGAAACGAATCCGCTTTCATTATGACCGCGATTGGCAAATGAATGTGCTGGGCGAAGAAGAACCTTATTTATTCCATTTCACCAAAGGGACGCATCGGATCCGAATGATGGTGTCTCTCGGCGAGATCGCGCCGCTCTTGCAGACGATTGAATCCAGCGTGCTGGAACTGAACGAAATGTACCGCAAAATACTAATGATCACCTCCAATACGCCGGATCCGTTCCGGGATTATCAATTGGAGAAGCGGATTCCGGATATGGTGGAGGTGTTCACCGAGCAGGCCGAAATCATTCAAAGCGTGGCCGATTACCTGGAAGAAGCGACAGGCGAGCGAAGCGACAAGGTGGCCGTTCTGCATTCAATGGTGCACCAGCTGAACGAGCTCGCCGAAAATCCCGAAACCGTCGCCAAGCGCTTGGACACGTATAAGGTGAATGTGGGCGGTCTCGGAACCTGGATGCTGCAGATAAAAGAGCAGCCCATCTCGCTTGATTATCTGATCGTTCATTCGCCGGATCGCAAGCTGCCCAAACCGGACGCGTCGTTTTTCGAGGTCGCGGGCCATGAGTTAGGCGCTTACGCAGCTTCGTATACGGAAGATTATGACACCATCGGGAACGCCGGCGATGAAGAGGATGCCATTACCGTGTGGATAACGACCGGACGCGATCAGGCGCAAGTACTGAAAGCATTGATCGACGACACGTTTACGCCTGAGTCGGGTATTCCGGTGCATCTCCGGCTTGTTCCGGGAAACATCCTTCTGCCAGCCACGCTTGCCGGTGAAGGTCCGGATGTCGCCATGCAAATCGGCGAGGACGTGCCGGTCAACTACGCGATGAGGGGGGCTGCAGCCGATTTAACGAAATTCGATGATTTCGAAGAGGTGGTCACCCGATTCCGCGACAGCGGGCTGGAGCCGTACAAATATAACGGCGGGGTGTACGCCTTGCCTGAACAGCAGACCTTCCCGATGTTGTTCTATCGCAAGGATGTTTTGGAGGAACTCGGCTTGAAGCCGCCCGCGACCTGGCAAGAAATCTATGACATGATTTCCGTGCTTCAGAAGCACAACATGCAATTTTATTTGCCGCTGGAAGCCACCAACGCAAGCCTGGTCCCGAATGCGACGTTCGCCATGCTGCTGTACCAGAACGGCGGGCAGTTTTACCGCGATAACGATACGAAGAGTGCACTCGACTCGGATATCTCCATGGAGGCATTCAAGAAGTGGACGCAGTTCTATACCAGCTACAAGTTCCCGCTGCAAGCGGATTTCCCGAACCGTTTCCGGACCGGGGAAATGCCGATCGGGATTGCGGATTACACGACGTACAACATGCTGACGGTCATGGCCCCCGAGATTAAGGGGCTGTGGGATTTCACGATTGTGCCGGGGACTGAACGCGAGGACGGCACCGTGAACCACGAGGTTGCCAGCCATACGACCGCCGTCATGCTGCTTCAAAATTCGAAGAGCAAAGCGGCCGCTTGGGAATTTCTGAAGTGGTGGACCGACAAGGAGACGCAAATTGCGTATGGCCGAGAGATGGAAGGCTTGATGGGAGAGGCTGCCCGCTATCCGACGGCCAACATCGAAGCGCTGGAGGAGCTGCCATGGCCGGTGAAGGATTATCGGAATTTGGATAACCAATGGCGGTGGGTACGAGGCATTCCGCAGGTGCCCGGAGGATATTTCACGGGCCGGCATTTGGACAATGCTTTCAGGAAAGTGGTAAATGCCAGCGAAAATCCGCGCGAAGCCTTATCCGATTATATTTTGTACATTAACGATGAAATCGAGATCAAGCGGAAGGAGTTCAATTTGCCATATTAACAGGGGAGGTGCGGTAGTCAATGCAAGGAGAACCAGTAATTCAAACCGTAAAGAGCCCCAAAGCGAATGTGCAGAAGAACAGCCGTTGGGTCTCTTTCATAAAAGAGTTGAAGCGCAGCAAGCACTATTATTTGCTGATGAGTCCGTATATGATTATTTTCTTTCTGTTTACGGTCATTCCAGTGGTTTTTTCCTTTGCCCTAAGTTTCTTCTATTTCAACATGCTGGAATTTCCGAGGTTCGTCGGTTGGCAAAATTATTCGAGGCTGTTTCTGAATGATGATATCTTTATGATCGCCTTGAAGAATACGCTGATGTTCGCCGTCATTACCGGTCCCGTCAGTTATATCGCCTGTTTTGTATTCGCATGGATCATTAATGAATTGTCGCCCAAAGTGCGGGCGTTCATGACGTTGGTCTTTTATGCGCCTTCGATATCGGGCAACGTTTACTTCATTTGGCTCATCATCTTCTCCGGTGACAGCTATGGGTATTTAAACGGGTTTCTGATGAAGGCCGGCTTTATCCTGGAACCGATTCAATGGCTCCTGAATGAAAACTATATTCTATGGATCGTGATTATCGTGCAGCTTTGGCTGAGCCTGGGCACCAGCTTTTTGGCGTTTATCGCCGGCCTGCAAACGATCGACAAGTCGCTGATCGAAGCGGGGGCGATGGACGGCATCAAGAATCGCTGGCAGGAGCTCTGGTATATTACGCTGCCGTCCATGAGGCCGCAGCTGATGTTCGGGGCCGTGATGCAGATCACAACCGCATTCGCGGTCGCGGATATCTCGATCGCGCTCGCCGGGTTTCCGAGCGTTAACTATGCGGCGCACACCATTGTTACCCATCTGATGGACTTCGGCACGATCCGCTTCGAACTCGGCTACGCATCGGCCATTGCGACGTTCCTGTTCTTGCTGATGGTCGGGACCAACAAATTAACGCAAAAAATGTTGAGAAAGATAGGTGAGTAACGTTGGCTGCGAAAATGATTCGATATTTCCGGCTGCCGAGAACGCTGAACCGTTCTTTGCCCGTTAGCATTTTGCTGTTTGCGCTGCTCGCCTTGTTCGGAGCCTTCATGGCATTGCCCTTGATTTACGCGGTGAACAACGCATTCAAGCCGCTGGACGAATTGTTCATATTCCCTCCGCGGTTCTTCGTGAACAATCCGACGATGGATAATTTCCTGGATTTGATGGTGTTAATGGGGAATTCGTGGGTGCCCTTATCGCGTTATTTCGCAAACACGCTGTTGATCACCATCATTGGCACGGCCGGACATATCCTGCTGGCGTCTGCAGCAGCCTATCCGCTGGCCAAATACCGGTTTCCCGGCTCAAGGGCGCTGTTTTCCATTGTGGTGCTCGCCTTGATGTTTTCGCCCCATGTTACGGCGATTCCCAACTATATGGTCATGTCTTGGCTGGGTTGGATCAATACGCATGCCTCCATCATCGTGCCTTCCTTGGCATTTCCGCTCGGGCTGTTTCTGATGAAGCAATTCATGGAGCAGATTCCCGATGCCCTGCTTGAGGCAGCCAAAATCGACGGGGCCAGCGAATATCGGATTTACTGGTCCATTGTGATGCCGAACGTGAAGCCTGCCTGGCTGACGCTGATGATTTTACAATTTCCGGCGCTTTGGGGCAGCGATGGGGGCAGCTTCATTTACAGCGAGCATCTGAAGACGTTACACTTCGCGCTCGGACAGATCACGGAGGGCGGAATCGCAAGAGCCGGCGTCGGCGCGGCCGTTGCACTGCTCCTGATGATCGTTCCCATTACGCTCTTTATCATCTCCCAGAGCAGTGTCATGCAGACGATGGCCACTTCAGGGATGAAGGACTAGAAAGGAGGCATGTCAGATTGATGAACAGCTTGCGCAAACTGAAAACGCCTCTCCTCATCATGATCTGCTGCTTATTGGGGGTTGGGGCAGGAGCGGGGAACGTAAGCGCCGAGAGCGCCTCGGACTCCTATATTTATTCCTATTGGGGCGATGCTGCGGCAGCGCCGGCCGCTTATGTAGCGACTGAATTGATAAGCGGCTCGGATCTGGGGACGGGAGCTTTCCAAGAGCCGAGCGATCTTCACGTCACCGCCGACAATCGCGTATACGTGCTGGATTCCGGCAACAATCGGATCGTTGTGCTGGACCATGATTTAAAGCTGGTAACCACCGTGGATTCCTTCACAAGAGAGGGCGAGCCGGATACATTCCTACAACCGCAAGGAATCTTCGTGACTGATGACGGTGAGGTGCTCGTAGCGGACACAGGAAACAAACGGGTGGTTCACTTGGATTCGGAGTTTCAACTGATCAAGATCATCGATTCGCCGGAGTCGGAGCTACTGCAGGATTCCTTTAAATTCGAACCCGTCCGGGTCGTCATGGACCATGCGCAGCGAATTTACGTCATGGCTGCCGGCGTGTTTGACGGGTTCATGGAATTCGATGCCGAAGGGGCGTTTACTACCTTCATCGGCGCGAATCGCGTTTATATCGATCCGATCGAATATTTCTGGAAGCAAATCTCGACCAAGGCGCAGCGCAGTCAGATGGTCATGTTTACGCCTACGGAGTTTACGAATCTGGATATTGACTCGGAAGGGTTCATCTATGCCACGAACGGGGACCAGTGGGGAAATAACATTAAGAAGCTTAATGCGCAAGGCAGCGATATTTTAAGAAGAACGGGGTATTCCGACCCGCAGGGCGACATTCTTTACCTCAGCAGCGAAGGTCCTTCTAAGCTGATCGACATCGATGTTACCGACAGCGAGATTTACTCCATTCTCGATGGCAAGCGGGGACGGGTGTTCACTTACAACGGGGACGGACATCTGATGTACGTGTTCGGCGGGCTGGGGAACCAAATGGGCCAATTTCATACGCCGGCCGCCATCGACCGAATCGGCGAGGATTTTCTTGTATTGGATAAAGCGCTTGGCGAAATTACCGTCTTCCGAACGACCGAATACGGTCGAACGCTGAATGAAGCCGTCAAAAGCTATTATCGTGGCGAGGAAGAGACCGCTTTTGCGTTGTTTAATCGAACGATCGCCATGAATGCCAATCTGGATTTCGCCTATGCGGGGATCGGCAAAGCCTTGCTTCGTCAAGGCGATTATAAGGGTGCCATGATGCATTTCAAACGCAGCTTGGATCAGAAAAACTATTCGAAAGCATTCCTGCTATACCGCAAAGCGGTCATGAGGGAACATTTTCCGTTGATCATGACCATGCTGTTCTTGGCCGGAATCGGGATATTTGCCGCATCCAGGCTTCGGAAAGTGAAGGAACGAAGAAAGGGGGCTTCCGCATGAGCAGGGAATGGATTCGGTTTCCCCTAAATCTCATGGTTCATCCCTTTGAGGGCTATTGGGACCTGAAATACGATCGCAATCGAAAATTCACGTTGATCATCTCGTTTTGCGTATTGTTTCTGGTTGCCGTTACGAACATTTTGGGGAGCCAGTACAGCGGTTTTCTAGTCCATGTGTACAATCCCGAGAGCATGAACAGCGTCATGGAAATCGTATATGTGATCGTGCCGATCTTGTTCTGGTGCGTGGCTAACTGGTCGCTTACGACCTTGATGGACGGCGAGGGCAAATTCGTCGAAATTTTTACGTCGACCTGCTTCGCGCTCCTGCCGCTCGTGATCATACAGTTTCCATGGATCTGGCTCAGCAATCTCGTGTCGCTGC from Paenibacillus ihbetae includes:
- a CDS encoding helix-turn-helix domain-containing protein; protein product: MSKLLYINLGCCSDDTLRLQDWGKCGMNMEICDDDSEVTLHRIEKNGYSLAVINMNGSPKKGLELCGRIRRISRLPIIVVEDTMEFAFIRKALQLQVSDYVPSTLPAEELVKSVAAVNANQRRTEDDVIHRVKEYVGKKLHENITLKDISSKFHFNRSYLGQKFKNHENMSFNEYLFIQRMERAKMLLEQTDLKIYEIANEVGYTEIDWFYKRFKSYTGVSANEYRKMVAS
- a CDS encoding response regulator transcription factor, coding for MLIVDDEEIITDGLADIFGKLNLDLDIYKAYSGQEALELLNRTRVDVVLSDICMPGMDGLELMETIRLNWPQCKIVFLTGHNDFNYVYQAIQEPDVQYVLKNEGYPKLIAAVERALKELEEALRANDLIRRSKEQLDTLETLAHGDYFRNLLFHDVLFERELEEDFRRLQIPLDASMPILIGLGSVTSGGSAERSPTYVDRRETALAVKFLAEAFLAERTSSIGFIDRYGDLIWLIQPKRWSGSEWTDAFAQTVMFLEGTFELVQQSCLESLDASVAVTLCGEAFAWEGLPAMYDKMRRYQHDRTGDGTRMVQKVFPSEESAPSAMILNRSLRDKFEALAVHLEAGRREEFMGLFDDLTEPAAYELERGDPNMTELCYTVALVLLSYINRWEIREIGSFGLMKLEDYRSWREAFGYLKGVADVLFSLRKSGEQKRAAGVIEKICSFIEQNLSEDLSLVRLADEFHFNPSYLSRLFKQERGVNLSDYMDELRIRKAKELLKREELKIAEVGGLIGYEMPQSFTRFFKKWTGLTPQEYRTVRLSRDGAQ
- a CDS encoding ABC transporter substrate-binding protein, with product MRVRKLMVLLLGLVLLLAACSGGSGNPSSGTQETVESETNSGTENETSKEPGETGNNGEEEEEVYRTPEMDFDLGGKTIKVVSWWDMTIPEDTPDNIQRKKNLEDLMKKHNFKVEYVAIDYGEYQEKVTASLLAGEPIGDIVRLGKTYTVPTLVKQDLLWPIDEYTKNPVAFNQKVTNEYYTYEGRGYGFTENQANLVQGIFYNRTLMNQLGLKPLQEYVNEDNWNWETFIQVAKEANKDTNNDGKLDTWGLANSSLMDHALYSNNTGLTKEDKQNLDDPATLDALNFISRIATEKIARPTEGGDWTEPGQFFRQGNTLMYAGALHELSGMQTDMPDYDIGFVPFPKGPNATEYHSAEALFQALTIPKAVENPEQLLYIWEKINDIDSVYDYPDQASYETLFSSEDDLNNAKMVAPNMMILDHHTFPNLKYYDFVGELNEGISVSTVVEKYKSTFQAAIDEVYGK
- a CDS encoding sensor histidine kinase; its protein translation is MFRRDFSLRNTIFLRLIVTFLLIMVPILLFAVYLYHWNVQTASSDITKTAAAQSEFYLTDLENEIERMKMLQYSLLEDDNLNELVLTWETMATIARTENMNSLIKRLYTVQNSSMYIKDVSVHIAAIGRTISAGDGVREFRTERFREIRSVFGSGSQLIEWNGGLFLGAMKQRGIKGAEPLFTVEIELDEQRLQEALAQFNTYPGSGTLLLSDSAKVAVANGTGELANVSLPLFLREIPGLLKDTPSRLTVNGNQYYAVQAHSPELALSIYRFIPEKVVQKPLSKFYKWAWGFAAAALGIFGVFALSTYKFIHKPMLALVKGFRRIEHGDLSIHIAHESKDEFRYLYGRFNQMVDNLRSLIDQVYKQKIMTQRAELKQLQSQINPHFLYNSFFILNTMAKTGDTERIEQFTTLLGEYFEFVTRNASDLVALEQEVHHARMYAEIQELRFSRRIQVRFDPLPDELRPLPVPRLIVQPIIENAFKHSLEKKTKNGLIVVRFEGADGQARVIVEDNGDRLTDEALEQIRKSLYEEQDQAETTGMVNIHRRIRITFGEGAGLRTERSELGGLAVTILLGDGGEPSSV
- a CDS encoding extracellular solute-binding protein; this encodes MNTRKKRFGSAILVIVLFFLSLWAFYPSKSTNQGFVQAISDFEAVIETEGQDGYSQYLDAHASASRPDRIVRIEGESFVSTSGEGFEIAEKLHGSEGKSVITPEVGSISWDVNVEEPGLYHVRIRYYPIEGKSSAIERQFSINDKVPFKGADIVLFDRVWGNRDEEIRQDNRGNDLRPRQIEQPSWQLAPLSDRYGYYDEPYSFYFDKGKQKLTLTSLREPMAIDYIELYQDHALKTYEELANEYESGGLEPTRDQYILIQAEDAKRKSSPTLYPTSDRSSPTVEPYDVSKIRINTIGGVNWKLPGQWIEWEFEVEEDGLYQIALKQKQDQLRGVFATRSLMIDGEFPFEEMKRIRFHYDRDWQMNVLGEEEPYLFHFTKGTHRIRMMVSLGEIAPLLQTIESSVLELNEMYRKILMITSNTPDPFRDYQLEKRIPDMVEVFTEQAEIIQSVADYLEEATGERSDKVAVLHSMVHQLNELAENPETVAKRLDTYKVNVGGLGTWMLQIKEQPISLDYLIVHSPDRKLPKPDASFFEVAGHELGAYAASYTEDYDTIGNAGDEEDAITVWITTGRDQAQVLKALIDDTFTPESGIPVHLRLVPGNILLPATLAGEGPDVAMQIGEDVPVNYAMRGAAADLTKFDDFEEVVTRFRDSGLEPYKYNGGVYALPEQQTFPMLFYRKDVLEELGLKPPATWQEIYDMISVLQKHNMQFYLPLEATNASLVPNATFAMLLYQNGGQFYRDNDTKSALDSDISMEAFKKWTQFYTSYKFPLQADFPNRFRTGEMPIGIADYTTYNMLTVMAPEIKGLWDFTIVPGTEREDGTVNHEVASHTTAVMLLQNSKSKAAAWEFLKWWTDKETQIAYGREMEGLMGEAARYPTANIEALEELPWPVKDYRNLDNQWRWVRGIPQVPGGYFTGRHLDNAFRKVVNASENPREALSDYILYINDEIEIKRKEFNLPY